ATAAGGAATTCTGTAAAGAGGGTGGATTGATGAAAGCGATTGCAATAGGAAGTATAAATATGGATTTTACCATGAGTGTTGACCACCTGCCGGTTAAGGGTGAGACCATTGCCGCAAAGTCTTTTAAGGAGAGTGCCGGTGGCAAGGGTGCAAATCAGGCAGTGGCACTTTCGAGGCTGGGAGCGGATGTAATGATGATAGGTGCCGTTGGCAGGGATGGCATGGGCAGCATATTGATGAATTCACTAAAACGGGATGGCATTGAAACAAAGGGTATCAAAGAGGTAGATGCACCTACAGGCAACGCCTTTATAACTGTGGATGTGGACGGCAACAACACCATAGTGGTATATCCCGGTGCCAATTATGAACTGGATATAGGGTGGGTGGAGGCCTTTAAAGAGGATATACGGGCATCAGACTTTGTTATCCTGCAGATGGAGATACCCATTGACACTGTGGTGGGTTCTATTGAGCTGGCCAACCGGCTGGGGACCAATGTGATACTAAACCCTGCACCGGCTAAGGCTCTACCCGACCATATATACAGGATGATAGATATGATAATCCCCAACGAGACTGAAATTGCACTGCTTACAGGCATAGAGGACGTAAAGCAGGGAGCAAGAAGACTGCTGGAGAAGGGTGTGAAGAGGGTTGTGGTAACCCTCGGGGAGAAAGGATGCCTGTATGTAGATGCTGAGAGAGAGCTTATGATGGAAGGTAATAAGGTAAGGGCAGTAGACTCTACCGCTGCAGGCGATGCCTTTACAGCAGGCCTGGCCATATCCTTTGGCCGTGGTGATGACCTGAAATCGGCCCTAAAGTTTGCCAATGCAGTAGGTGCCCTTACAGTTACAAGGGTCGGAGCGCAGGATTCGCTCCCGACATATAAAGAGGTGGAGATGTTTCTAAGGAGGCAGGAGAAATGAAAAAGACGACTCTCATAAACCACAGGCTCTCCGAGGTGATAGCTATGATGGGGCATAAGGACACCATAACCATAGCTGATAGCGGCCTGCCCATACCAAAGGGCGTGGAGAGGATAGACCTTGCACTTACCAGAGGGATTCCTTCATTTTTGGATACATTGCGGGCAGTCCTTTCAGAACTCAATATTGAAGA
This DNA window, taken from Calorimonas adulescens, encodes the following:
- the rbsK gene encoding ribokinase; its protein translation is MKAIAIGSINMDFTMSVDHLPVKGETIAAKSFKESAGGKGANQAVALSRLGADVMMIGAVGRDGMGSILMNSLKRDGIETKGIKEVDAPTGNAFITVDVDGNNTIVVYPGANYELDIGWVEAFKEDIRASDFVILQMEIPIDTVVGSIELANRLGTNVILNPAPAKALPDHIYRMIDMIIPNETEIALLTGIEDVKQGARRLLEKGVKRVVVTLGEKGCLYVDAERELMMEGNKVRAVDSTAAGDAFTAGLAISFGRGDDLKSALKFANAVGALTVTRVGAQDSLPTYKEVEMFLRRQEK
- the rbsD gene encoding D-ribose pyranase: MKKTTLINHRLSEVIAMMGHKDTITIADSGLPIPKGVERIDLALTRGIPSFLDTLRAVLSELNIEEAIVASEMKEVSPNIYDEVKEIIGDVPVREVSHEELKAMTRESMAVVRTGEYTSYCNIILKSGVVF